The region GGATTACGATTTGAAGGAATTGGCCCGACAGTGACGAACTATCTCTTAGAAAATCACCTGCGAGGCCCTGGCTTGAGCCATTAAGCTGAAAGTCCACATCGATGCGGATAGGTGCCCCTTTACCTTTACGGAAAGGGGAGAATAGGGAACCAGGTGCGAAGCCTGGACGGACGCGCCACTGTGACCGGGGAGCAACTTCCCTGAATGCCACTCATGTGGGGAAGGCGGGAAGGACGCTTGGATCCGGAAGTCAGGAGACCTGCCTGTCCGTTGTGTTCCGAAGCCTTCGCGGGAAGAGGCAAGGAGATGAAGTCCAATGTTGAAGAAGATAATCAAACGGGATGGGAGAGTGGTAGATTTTGACCAGGAGAGGATAATCAACGCCATCTTCAAGGCAGGAAAAGCGGTCGGCTTTGATGACCGGCGGCTCGCCTACGAGCTCTCCAATGAGGTTGTCGATATCCTTCTGCGCGAATTCGCCGACAAGATACCCGCTGTTGAAGATGTTCAGGATGTCGTCGAGAGAGTATTGATCGAACATGGTCAGGTCAAGACGGCCAAGGCGTACATTCTCTATCGTAAGCAGCACCAGGAACTACGAGACTTCCATAATCTCCTCGTCAATGCCGAAAAGATGGTCGAAGACTACGTAGGCGGCCGGGACTGGCAAGTAAACGAAAATAGCAACATGAATTACTCGCTGCAGGGCTTGAATAATCACCTAATTTCCGCTCTCACATCAAGATACTGGCTGGAAAAGGTCTACCCTGAAGAGATACGAGAAGCCCATAAAGATGGAAGCATTCATATTCATGACCTGAGCCTTCTTGCGCCATATTGTTGCGGATGGAATCTGGCAGACCTGCTGCTGCAGGGGTTCGGCGGCGTAGCCCAAAAGATCGAAAGTGCTCCTGCCAGGCATTTTCGCACGGCGCTCGGCCAGGTAGTCAATTTCTTTTATACACTCCAGGGAGAATCTGCCGGCGCTCAGGCTTTCGCCAATTTCGACACTTACCTTGCGCCTTTTATCGCCTACGATGGCCTGAACTACAAGGAAGTCAAGCAAGCAATCCAAGAGTTCATCTTCAATCTCAACGTGCCGACCCGTGTCGGGTTTCAAACTCCATTCGTCAATATAACTATGGATGTTGTGGTTCCCGGGATACTGGCTGGTGAGCCTGTCATAATCGGCGGCAAGACGCAAAGCGCGCAGTATAGGGAATTCCAGCGCGAGATGGACATGCTCAATACGGCCTTTTGTGAAGTGATGATGGATGGAGACGCTAGAGGAAGGATATTCAGTTTTCCAATCCCGACCTACAATATATCTCCGGAATTCGATTGGGATAGTCCGGTGATCGCAAAGGTCATGGAAATGACAGCGAAATATGGAATCCCTTATTTCGCCAATTTCATCAATTCGGACCTGTCACCGGAAGATGTGCGGAGTATGTGCTGTCGCCTCCGCATTGATAATCGCGAGCTCCGAAGACGCGGCGGCGGGCTGTTCGGGGCGAACCCTCTCACAGGATCCATTGGCGTTGTGACGTTGAATATGCCGCGAATTGGCTATCTCTCTCGGTCAAAGGATGATTTCCTGAACCGGGTAAAAGAGCTTATGGATCTTGCGAAGCAAAGCCTGCTGATCAAGAGGGAAGTCCTTGAGCGGATGACGGAAACGGGTCTCTATCCATATTCGCGCCATTATTTGGATTCCGTGAAGAAACGCTTCGGCAAATACTGGCATAATCATTTTAACACCATCGGCCTGGTTGGGATGAATGAAGCGCTCCTCAACTTCATGGGACGAGATATCACCACCCCGGAAGGGCACCAGTTTGCTATAGAAGTTCTAGATTTCATGCGGCAAGTGTTAGTTGCATACCAGGAAGAAAGCGGGCAGATGTTCAACCTTGAAGCTACCCCAGCCGAAGGCACAGCATACAGGCTGGCCCGGCTGGACCGGCAGGCTTACCCCGATATCGTCACCGCGGGCGAAAGCGAGCCATACTATACGAATTCCACCCAGCTTCCAGTCGACTTCACCGACGATATCTTTGAGGCTCTGGACCTGCAGGAAGAGCTTCAAATAAAGTATACAGGGGGCACGGTGTTTCATGGTTTCATCGGGGAACGAATCGATGACATCGGCGTGATGAAAAAACTCCTCTACAGAGTAATGTCCAATTACAGGGTGCCATATTTCACCATAACGCCCACTTTCAGCATCTGCCCTGAACATGGTTATATGGCGGGCGAACATTCAACCTGTCTCACATGCGGGCGTGAATCCGAGGTATGGAGCAGGGTGGTGGGATTTTACAGGCCGGTTCAGAACTGGAATAAGGGCAAACAGAGCGAGTTCGCCGATCGGAAGGAATATACGATAGGGTAATATGGCAGAAGTATGAAATGCACTGGCTGGGAAGGTTATGTTGGGCCAGCGTAAGTGCTTTCCGACACAACGATGCAAGGTGGTATGCCATACGCTAATAAGAGGCATTCAGAAGACGAGTCTAATAGATTTTCCTGGGAATGTCGCAGCAACGATATTCGTAAGCGGCTGTAATATGCGGTGTCCCTATTGTCACAACAGGGATCTGGTGCTGGAGACCGACGGACTTCCCACCATCTCGGAGGATGAGGTATTAGCTATATTGCGGAAACGAAAAGGTCTCCTTGATGGTATATGCATCACCGGCGGCGAGCCGACTTCGCAGAGCGAGCTTGCCCTATTCATAGACCGCATAAGGGCCTTAGGACTGAAGATAAAATTAGACACCAATGGCTCCAACCCTGCGGTTCTCGGCGAGCTGATAAAGCAGGGCGCATTGGATTATATTGCCATGGATATAAAAGGGCCTAGAGATCGCTATGCGGAGATTACGCGTTCTCGTTTGGATCTGGCTGGCATTGGTGAAGCGATTCGCCTGATAAGAGAAGGCGGCATAGATTATGAATTCAGGACAACAGTCGTTCCTGGCCTCATCGGAGAAGAGGATTTGCTCGAGATAGCTAGATGGATAGAAGGCGCCAGGAAGTATGTGCTTCAGCAATACAAGCCAGGGCCGACCCTTGATCCATCGTTTTCGGATAAATGTCCATATGAGAGGGCATGGTTCAATGATGTTGCTGCCAAATTGGCGCGCTTCTTCGAAATTGTTGAAATACGCGGGATTTCGGCTCTTTAATGGATTATGCCAGGCCGTTAAAAGGTAGTCTGGTTAGTAAGGTATCGCCGGGAATTTTACCATTGTTGGTAGAAATGTGCCGTGGTTCCACTAGTTTCAGGGGCGAGCGAACGAGAAACATGAAGGAATCGTTAGGTACACGGAGAATAAGTATGACAGAAACCTGAAAACGAACCTTGACAACAAAATAGTTTGGAATCTTGCTGGAAGAATCGTTGAATCAATTTTCGCAGCACTGATCATCGCAGTATCATTACAGCTTGTTTCTCATGCGATATCGGGCACTTAATATGGAATATCATCTTCCCGTTCAGGCCGGAGGAAAGGAGGTGAACCCCTGGTTACCGGAGAAGCGGGAGGTTGATAGATACGCAGCAGATTACGCAGCCGGGGGAATTGGTGAGGAAACATGGAGACTCATTAAACACCCCCATCGCACCAACAATCGCAGCAGATGATAAAGCAGTTCAATGAACCAAGGGGGATTTCAGAACATGCGGAAACTAACTGTAGCACTAGTAGCACTGCTGACATGCGCAATAGCCCTTCCAGCAGTTGCAGCACCCAAGGTTGATGTAACTGGATCGCTTGATACCAGCATCAAATTGGATCCCAATGTGAATGGTGAAAGCAAAGTGTTTGGGGAGAGCGACCTGAGGCTCAATCTTGGAATAGGACTCGGAGCGGGTGACGCCATCAAGGCCGTCATCGAGTTCGCTCCAATCAAGTGGGCTCCACTTGGAGCGATCACGGACGAGAATAATCAGATGCTCAACAACGATAAGCCGTTGGGCTCAGATGTTACCGTAAACCCGGGTACTCTCGGCAAACTGACGCCGGCCCAGATCCTCGGCCCTGAGAACGGGCTGACCATCGACAAGGCTTACCTCGAGACGGCCGGCGCCTACTGGCCAGGTGGCCCGCAGGTTGTCACCAGACTCGGTGACCTTGCCGTAGATTATTCGCCATATGTTGCCGCTAAGAGCGCGACAGACGGGGTAATTGAAGGCGCTCAGATGACCGGTATGCCCATAGGACCTGTGACCATAAGCGGGTTCTATGGCTGGGCCCCGGATAATCCTGATGATCCAGTCAGCAATACCATCGTCGTCCGTGGGGCTTCCGCTGGCGCATCTATCCAGGGAGTCGACCTCTCTGGTAGCATGGTCAAGGCGGGAGAGAATCTCTCCTATGTGGGCCAGGCAGCCTTCTCACCGATGCAGAATATGACCATAACTGGCACATACGCCGCTGATGAGGCTCATTCCGCAGCCGCCCGCAAGGTGGAAGGCACCATCACTGGTCTTCCGGTCCTGTCTGGCGTCACCGTGAAGGCTGGATACAGGGACTTCGATTGGGCATTCGATCCGAAGTATCGTGACCGATCGGAGGATGACGATGGCAATTGGACTAACGTTGTCGACCAGAATAGAGGTCAGCGTGGATTCAACGCCGAGGTCTCCACGGCTCTTCATGGCGTCAACCTGACTGGTTCGATCGATCAGCATGAGCAAAGAGAGGATGCGAATGTCATCGGTCAAAGACGCATATTCACAGTCGGAGCTGATACCGAGCTTCGGGGCTTTAAACTCTCTGGCGCATATAAGCTTACCACTTCTAACGTGATATGGACCAATGGCGATAATGCCCAGAATTATGGAGGGCTTGAAGAGGGCCAGAAAGCCGAAGCTCCTGAAGTCACCACTATCGAGCTCGGCGCCGAAAGGACATTCCCGGTCGGCATGCTGGCTATCGACGCTAAATACGGACTCACCCTCAACAGCAACGAGCCTGCCATCCATGATGTCCAGGCATCTACAGTGTTGCCGGTGCCCGTGCTGAACGCAGTCGAGGTAAGCGGCAAGGCTAGACTCAATGGTGAACAACTCAGCTACGTGGCTGGCGCAGGCTATGTCGCTCCCAATGGAATAAAGTTCGCTGTCAACTACAGCAATGGCTACGAAGTCGGGGACGACAGCTATGAAGCAGGTCTGTCGGCGAGTGCTGATCTCAAGGTTGAGTTCTAAACCTGACTGAACGTGGTAGGCGAGGCGCCTTCGGGCGCTTTGCCGATGAAGATGCATGGCCGGGGGCAGAAGCGGCAAATGACGCAGCATGAGATGCAGCAGAGTAGTAGCAGAGAATGAAGCAGGGAAAGTAGCGGAATATCTGCCAATAATTCGGAGCATGTGTTGACTCAATAGACGAGGTAGCTTACGAGAGACTGGCAATAACCGCTTTCGGCCATGCCGCTCGACGTGGTCGGGCGAGATAGTCGAAGCAGAATACGCAACATGGTCTATAGCAACTATCATAACCTGATTCGAAGCAATCACTACATTACAAAAATAGAGCAACGAAACCTCCTCCCTTCTAGCAAGGAGATCCCTTCCTTGCAGAATAGGCCCCGGGTCCTCCCCGGGGCCTTTTGCAACAAATTTTGCTGTTTAGATGCCTTTTGAGGTGGGAAAAAGGAGGATATAGACGGATTGTGTTGAATAGTTTACAATGAGAATGCCAGACGGGGGACAAGGCTTCTCATGGGCGTAATTATCAAGCCGATACGGCGTAATGGTTATGGGCAAGATCTGGTGGCTTGCCCAGTGCGCAAGCGGATTTTCAAATGTTGAAATCCTCCTGCGCACAGATCACCAGAGATCTAGAGGGTTCACTATCTAGGGGGTGAACAGGTAGAATATCGATATCATTTGAGATGGATTTGCGTGTTCATATCATTAGTTTCATATTTTACAGATTTTACAGAACCTCGTAAATTACTAGGGGAGGCAAGAGGATGGCAAGGGTATATCTTGAGCATGTAGTCAAGGCCTTTGGTAATGTCATTGCAGTCAATGACGCCACCCTGGAGATCAAGGATAAAGAGTTTTTGGTACTTGTAGGACCTTCGGGTTGTGGCAAATCCACCACTCTCCGAATGGTGGCGGGCCTTGAAGAAGTAACATCAGGTAATATTTATATCGGTGATACCTTGGTGAATGATGTTCCGCCGAAAGACCGCGATATCGCAATGGTCTTCCAGAATTACGCCCTCTATCCCCATATGGATGTATACAACAACATGGCATTCGGATTGAAGCTCAGGAGGTTCCCAAGGGCGGAGATAGACCGCAGGGTCAAAGAAGCGGCAAGGACGCTGGGCATCGAGAACCTTCTGAACCGTAAACCTAAGGAGCTCTCCGGCGGCCAGCGCCAAAGGGTTGCACTCGGACGAGCCATTGTGCGTGAACCGAAAGTCTTCCTGATGGATGAGCCGTTATCAAACCTCGACGCCAAGTTGCGGGTACAAATGAGATCCGAGCTCAGCAAGCTTCACAATCGTCTCCAGACCACCATCATATATGTAACCCACGATCAGACCGAGGCTATGACGATGGGTGATAGAATCGTCGTCATGAGAGATGGATTCATACAGCAGGTCGGCGCCCCCATGGAAATCTATGAGCATCCAGATAATGTATTCGTCGCAGGGTTTATCGGCAGCCCGGCAATGAACTTCATAGACGCTGTAATTGTCAAAGAGGGCGATGATTACTATGTGGATGCCAAGAGTTTCAAGGTCAAGGTTCCACCTACCCGGTTTGAGAATATAGGTGCATATGTGGGGAAAGAGGTCATTTTCGGCATTCGTCCCGAGGATATAGACGACAGAGAACTGGTCCCCAATCCCCCTGAGGACCGGGTCGTAACAGCATCAGTCGACGTTATGGAGCCTATGGGATCTGAAGTATATCTCTATCTGTCAAGCGGGGACAATTCATTTGTCGCCAGAGTAGATCCCCATACGAGGGCCCGGGATGGCATGACCCATCAGGTTGTTATGAATACCGACAGATGCCATCTCTTTGATCCCAAGACTGAGCGCGCTATAAGGTAGTCCCAGGTTCCATATATCTTATATCTCAACTCGTTTCGGACATTAAGCAGGGGATAGTCGGGAATGATATTTCTGACTATCCCCTTATCGCGCAGGAAGTCGATTCATATTCATAGAGAGTCATAGGAAAGGAGCGAAGCCGCGGTCTTTTCCCCTGCGTCTCAGGCGGTATACTCGCGGCGATTTTTATGCAGCATGATTTTAAGGCCAAAACTGGCGAACTGCCGATTGACCTGGACAACCCCGATTCCATTGCTTCTATGGATGCAGGAGGCATGTTGTCAGCCATTTCCGGATTACCTTCGCAATGCAGGGAGGCCTGGGAGATTGCTTCTACGGTAACGATTCCCGCTGAATATAGGAATCGCGAGAATGTAATCAGCATAGGAATGGGCGGCTCTGCGATAGGCGGGGATCTAGTTCGAACCCTTACTGCATCTGAAATGAATCAGCCTATGACAGTTATTCGTGGCTATGATATTCCAGGTTTCGTGAGTGACAAGACCCTGGCCATATTGTCAAGCTATTCAGGAAATACTGAGGAAACTCTCACAGCCTATGAGTCATGTAATAAGAGGGGAGCCAAGATCGTCGCAATCACGTCCGGGGGAAGGCTTGCTGAATTGGCCCGCAAGGACGGGGTTCCTCTTGTATTGGTGCCATCAGGTCTTCAGCCTCGCGCCGCTCTCGGTTATCTCTTCCTTACTGCCCTGTCGATTGTGCAAAAAGCGGGGTTGGTGACGGATAAATCAGAAGACGTGGAGGAGGCATGTGATGTTCTCGAACAATTGGTAGGCGTTTTGGGGCCATCCTCACCCGCTGAGGTCAACCAGAGCAAGCGCCTAGCCATGCATATGTTCGGGCGCATCCCGGTGATCTATGCGGCCGTAGGATTTCCTGCTGCCGCGGCGCTGAGATGGAAATGCCAAATCAACGAAAACTCCAAGACCCACGCATTCTGGAACGAGATTCCGGAGATGAATCACAATGAAACTGTCGGCTGGAGCGCCCCCGATGAGATTCAAAAGGCCTTGTGTGTGATTTTCTTGAGAGACAAGGGCGAGCACCCTCGTATAGCCAAAAGGTTCGAAATCACGAAGTCCATAGTTAAGGGCGCGTCTTCCATCAATGATGTCCACAGTCTTGGGCGTTCAGAGCTGGCGAGGCTCCTTTCTTTGATCTATGTCGGAGACTTCGCTAGTTTCTATCTGGCTCTTCTGTATGGAGTTGATCCGACTCCAGTCAAAGTGATAGAATTTCTAAAATCCGAACTTGCCAAATGAGAACCGGCGTCAACCCCCCGGACTGAAGTCCGAGGCTTGCGGTAAAATCTAGGCGCAGTCTCACGGTTGACCCGCCTCAGCATCTGAGCCGATGGACAAGGCGACGAGGATGCTACATTATTGGGAGGCATCCTGCGCCAGATTTTGTGAATCAAAGCCATCTTTGCTTCTTTCTAAAGGATGGTCGTAGATGAATCGTTATCGGGGCACATCAACTGAAAGAGCCATGGTATATGGATTATGGTGGGAGGGGAGACCTTTTGTCCAGAGATCTATTTGCAGTAGGGGTTGATCTTGGTGGAACAAAGATAGCCACCGGAGTGACCGATCTTGAGGGCCGTGTGATCCAAAGGATCATAGCCCCCACTGAGCCGGAATACGGCGCGGAACATGTAATCGGCAATATATGTCGGAGCGTAGAAGATGCTATAAGCCGGGCCGGGGTGCCTCGCGACAAGATCGTGGGAATTGGAGTTGGGAGCCCTGGACCTCTTGACCCAAGATCCGGCATCGTGATCTTTGCCCCTAACCTCAAGTGGAAGAATGTCCCCTTGAAGGCGATGATAGAGGCGTCGACAAAGCTACCTGTCTGGGTGGGAAACGACGCCAATCTCGCAGCATTGGGGGAGATGCGATTCGGGGCAGGCAAGGGCTCCAGTAATATGATCTACATAACTGTGAGCACTGGTATCGGGGGCGGTTTGATCATCAATGGCGAGGTATTTGAGGGGACAAGCTTCATAGCCGGCGAGGTCGGCCATATAGTTATCGTGCCAGATGGGCCCAGGTGCGGTTGCGGCAATTATGGCTGCCTGGA is a window of Bacillota bacterium DNA encoding:
- a CDS encoding ribonucleoside triphosphate reductase, coding for MLKKIIKRDGRVVDFDQERIINAIFKAGKAVGFDDRRLAYELSNEVVDILLREFADKIPAVEDVQDVVERVLIEHGQVKTAKAYILYRKQHQELRDFHNLLVNAEKMVEDYVGGRDWQVNENSNMNYSLQGLNNHLISALTSRYWLEKVYPEEIREAHKDGSIHIHDLSLLAPYCCGWNLADLLLQGFGGVAQKIESAPARHFRTALGQVVNFFYTLQGESAGAQAFANFDTYLAPFIAYDGLNYKEVKQAIQEFIFNLNVPTRVGFQTPFVNITMDVVVPGILAGEPVIIGGKTQSAQYREFQREMDMLNTAFCEVMMDGDARGRIFSFPIPTYNISPEFDWDSPVIAKVMEMTAKYGIPYFANFINSDLSPEDVRSMCCRLRIDNRELRRRGGGLFGANPLTGSIGVVTLNMPRIGYLSRSKDDFLNRVKELMDLAKQSLLIKREVLERMTETGLYPYSRHYLDSVKKRFGKYWHNHFNTIGLVGMNEALLNFMGRDITTPEGHQFAIEVLDFMRQVLVAYQEESGQMFNLEATPAEGTAYRLARLDRQAYPDIVTAGESEPYYTNSTQLPVDFTDDIFEALDLQEELQIKYTGGTVFHGFIGERIDDIGVMKKLLYRVMSNYRVPYFTITPTFSICPEHGYMAGEHSTCLTCGRESEVWSRVVGFYRPVQNWNKGKQSEFADRKEYTIG
- a CDS encoding anaerobic ribonucleoside-triphosphate reductase activating protein translates to MVCHTLIRGIQKTSLIDFPGNVAATIFVSGCNMRCPYCHNRDLVLETDGLPTISEDEVLAILRKRKGLLDGICITGGEPTSQSELALFIDRIRALGLKIKLDTNGSNPAVLGELIKQGALDYIAMDIKGPRDRYAEITRSRLDLAGIGEAIRLIREGGIDYEFRTTVVPGLIGEEDLLEIARWIEGARKYVLQQYKPGPTLDPSFSDKCPYERAWFNDVAAKLARFFEIVEIRGISAL
- a CDS encoding ABC transporter ATP-binding protein, encoding MARVYLEHVVKAFGNVIAVNDATLEIKDKEFLVLVGPSGCGKSTTLRMVAGLEEVTSGNIYIGDTLVNDVPPKDRDIAMVFQNYALYPHMDVYNNMAFGLKLRRFPRAEIDRRVKEAARTLGIENLLNRKPKELSGGQRQRVALGRAIVREPKVFLMDEPLSNLDAKLRVQMRSELSKLHNRLQTTIIYVTHDQTEAMTMGDRIVVMRDGFIQQVGAPMEIYEHPDNVFVAGFIGSPAMNFIDAVIVKEGDDYYVDAKSFKVKVPPTRFENIGAYVGKEVIFGIRPEDIDDRELVPNPPEDRVVTASVDVMEPMGSEVYLYLSSGDNSFVARVDPHTRARDGMTHQVVMNTDRCHLFDPKTERAIR
- a CDS encoding bifunctional phosphoglucose/phosphomannose isomerase, whose amino-acid sequence is MQHDFKAKTGELPIDLDNPDSIASMDAGGMLSAISGLPSQCREAWEIASTVTIPAEYRNRENVISIGMGGSAIGGDLVRTLTASEMNQPMTVIRGYDIPGFVSDKTLAILSSYSGNTEETLTAYESCNKRGAKIVAITSGGRLAELARKDGVPLVLVPSGLQPRAALGYLFLTALSIVQKAGLVTDKSEDVEEACDVLEQLVGVLGPSSPAEVNQSKRLAMHMFGRIPVIYAAVGFPAAAALRWKCQINENSKTHAFWNEIPEMNHNETVGWSAPDEIQKALCVIFLRDKGEHPRIAKRFEITKSIVKGASSINDVHSLGRSELARLLSLIYVGDFASFYLALLYGVDPTPVKVIEFLKSELAK
- a CDS encoding ROK family protein produces the protein MDYGGRGDLLSRDLFAVGVDLGGTKIATGVTDLEGRVIQRIIAPTEPEYGAEHVIGNICRSVEDAISRAGVPRDKIVGIGVGSPGPLDPRSGIVIFAPNLKWKNVPLKAMIEASTKLPVWVGNDANLAALGEMRFGAGKGSSNMIYITVSTGIGGGLIINGEVFEGTSFIAGEVGHIVIVPDGPRCGCGNYGCLEAVASGTAIARVAREHAQEGMAEKILSLAGGDPDKISAKIVAQAADQGDEEAISILNEAFTYLGLGIVTLLNLLNPEVIVIGGGVSQIGARLFGKVQEVVSKRAIKAAVDVVRIVPSALGQDVGLVGAAALAIDSALNR